A stretch of Terriglobus sp. RCC_193 DNA encodes these proteins:
- the rpmC gene encoding 50S ribosomal protein L29 translates to MELTKIREFTDSELKEQQAQAGEQLFRVRFQKSLGDASGVNKLRELKKDIARIKTVARQRELGQATAPTESAAPAKKTRKAKKA, encoded by the coding sequence ATGGAACTGACCAAGATCCGCGAATTTACGGACAGCGAACTGAAGGAGCAGCAGGCCCAGGCGGGCGAGCAGCTCTTCCGCGTTCGCTTCCAGAAGAGCCTGGGCGATGCCTCAGGCGTGAACAAGCTGCGCGAACTGAAGAAAGACATCGCGCGCATTAAGACTGTGGCGCGCCAGCGTGAGCTTGGCCAGGCGACGGCTCCGACGGAGTCGGCTGCGCCCGCGAAGAAGACCCGTAAGGCGAAGAAGGCATAA
- the rplN gene encoding 50S ribosomal protein L14 yields the protein MSVQMRTILDVADNSGARRLQVILPLGGGLGKKAGLGDVVTAAVKEASPDGTVKKGKVVKAVIVRTRKEARRKDGTYIRFDQNAAVVINDAGEPVGTRVFGPVARELRDKKFLKIVSLAPEVI from the coding sequence ATGTCCGTACAAATGCGTACGATTCTGGACGTAGCCGATAACTCTGGCGCACGCCGTCTGCAGGTCATCCTGCCGCTCGGTGGCGGTCTGGGTAAGAAGGCTGGTCTGGGCGATGTGGTGACGGCCGCGGTGAAGGAAGCTTCGCCGGACGGCACCGTGAAGAAGGGCAAGGTTGTGAAGGCCGTGATCGTGCGCACCCGCAAGGAAGCGCGCCGCAAGGACGGAACCTACATCCGCTTTGATCAGAACGCAGCCGTCGTGATCAACGACGCAGGCGAGCCGGTGGGAACCCGTGTATTCGGACCCGTGGCCCGCGAGCTGCGCGACAAGAAGTTCCTGAAGATCGTTTCGCTGGCTCCGGAAGTTATCTAA
- the rplE gene encoding 50S ribosomal protein L5, with protein sequence MARLREKYANELKAAVQKELGITNVMAVPKIEKIVINMGLGEATQNNKIIDPLVSDLAAVTGQKPVLTKAKKSIAQFKVREGQSIGAMVTLRGETMYEFLDRLISVALPRVRDFKGVSSKSFDGRGNYTLGLRDQLIFPEIDYSKVEKLKGMNVTIVTTAADDNSARVLLKHFGMPFRA encoded by the coding sequence GTGGCACGACTCCGTGAGAAATATGCAAACGAGTTGAAGGCGGCCGTTCAGAAGGAGCTGGGCATCACGAATGTGATGGCAGTGCCGAAGATCGAGAAGATCGTCATCAACATGGGCCTCGGTGAGGCGACGCAGAACAACAAGATCATTGACCCGCTGGTCAGCGATTTGGCAGCCGTAACCGGCCAGAAGCCGGTTCTGACCAAGGCGAAGAAGTCCATCGCTCAGTTCAAGGTGCGTGAAGGCCAGTCGATCGGCGCCATGGTTACCCTGCGCGGCGAGACAATGTACGAGTTCCTGGATCGCCTGATCAGCGTGGCTCTTCCCCGCGTGCGCGACTTCAAGGGTGTTTCTTCGAAGAGCTTCGACGGCCGCGGCAACTACACGCTCGGTCTGCGTGACCAGCTCATCTTCCCCGAAATCGATTATTCGAAGGTGGAGAAGCTGAAGGGCATGAACGTGACCATCGTGACGACCGCTGCGGACGATAACAGCGCGCGCGTCCTCCTCAAGCACTTCGGCATGCCGTTCCGCGCATAG
- the rplV gene encoding 50S ribosomal protein L22, translating to MAKTAEKSAIREFRAEARFQRTSPQKAKLVLDMIKGQSVENALNTLMFARKRIAPVVEKALRSAVQNANYLSQEQGFDLDIDRLFVKQAVANEGPRMKRIRPAPMGRAFRYQRRLAHIIVTVAEKKSVEATKQTEAPVAVAEGGKKKAAPAKKAAAKKAPAKKAASKKAAATA from the coding sequence ATGGCGAAGACAGCCGAGAAGAGTGCAATCCGTGAGTTCCGCGCCGAGGCGCGGTTCCAGCGGACCAGCCCGCAGAAGGCGAAGCTGGTGTTGGACATGATCAAGGGACAGAGCGTGGAGAACGCCCTGAACACCCTCATGTTCGCCCGCAAGCGCATCGCTCCCGTTGTGGAGAAGGCACTGCGTTCCGCAGTGCAGAACGCGAACTACCTGAGCCAGGAACAGGGCTTTGATCTGGATATCGATCGCCTGTTCGTGAAGCAGGCCGTTGCAAACGAAGGCCCGCGCATGAAGCGTATCCGCCCTGCCCCCATGGGCCGTGCGTTCCGCTATCAGCGTCGCCTTGCTCACATCATCGTGACGGTGGCGGAGAAGAAGTCTGTTGAGGCAACGAAGCAGACTGAGGCTCCGGTAGCGGTTGCGGAAGGTGGCAAGAAGAAGGCTGCTCCGGCAAAGAAGGCTGCTGCCAAGAAGGCTCCGGCGAAGAAGGCCGCGAGCAAGAAGGCTGCTGCGACTGCGTAA
- the rplR gene encoding 50S ribosomal protein L18 yields MITAPQRNVIRKRVHKRVRAKVAGTTERPRLNIFRSLNHIYAQVIDDSTHTTLASASTILKKGEEKKSGGNIAAAQEVGKLVAERAKEAGVTKVVFDRGGYLYHGRIKALADAAREAGLEF; encoded by the coding sequence ATGATTACTGCACCGCAGCGCAATGTCATCCGGAAGCGCGTTCACAAGCGCGTTCGTGCGAAGGTCGCCGGCACCACCGAACGTCCTCGCCTGAACATCTTCCGTTCGCTCAACCACATCTACGCACAGGTCATCGACGACTCCACGCACACCACGCTGGCTTCGGCTTCCACCATCCTCAAGAAGGGTGAAGAGAAGAAGAGCGGCGGCAACATCGCTGCAGCCCAGGAAGTGGGCAAGCTGGTGGCGGAGCGCGCCAAGGAAGCAGGCGTGACCAAGGTTGTATTTGATCGTGGTGGTTACCTGTATCACGGCCGCATCAAGGCCCTGGCCGATGCCGCGCGTGAAGCCGGTCTCGAGTTCTAA
- the rplB gene encoding 50S ribosomal protein L2, whose translation MPIKTFRPITPTLRFQSKLVNSDITTNEPYKPLLATKQRTGGRNSSGKMTMRHHGGGHKKKLRIIDFKRDKFGVPGTVATIEYDPNRSSRIALISYKDGEKRYIIQPVGLKVGMTVTSGPDADILVGNALPLRNIPAGTTVHNVELRPGKGAQMVRSAGSSAQLVAKEGDYALLKLPSSETRRVLVDCMATVGQVGNTDHENISLGKAGASRWRGIRPTNRGVSMNPVDHPHGGGEGKTSGGRHPVTPWGQPTRGYKTRNNKRTDVFIVNRRSK comes from the coding sequence ATGCCGATTAAGACATTCCGACCGATTACGCCGACACTGCGCTTCCAGTCGAAGCTGGTGAACTCGGACATCACGACGAACGAGCCGTACAAGCCGCTGCTGGCAACCAAGCAGCGCACAGGCGGACGTAACTCCTCCGGTAAGATGACGATGCGTCATCACGGTGGTGGCCACAAGAAGAAGCTTCGTATTATCGACTTCAAGCGCGACAAGTTCGGTGTACCCGGAACGGTTGCGACGATCGAATACGATCCGAACCGCTCCTCGCGCATTGCTCTGATCAGCTACAAGGACGGCGAGAAGCGCTACATCATTCAGCCGGTTGGCCTGAAGGTTGGCATGACGGTGACCAGTGGTCCCGACGCTGACATTCTGGTTGGCAATGCATTGCCGCTGCGCAACATCCCTGCCGGTACGACGGTTCACAACGTGGAACTCCGTCCGGGTAAGGGTGCGCAGATGGTGCGTTCTGCCGGTTCGTCCGCGCAGTTGGTTGCCAAGGAAGGCGACTACGCCCTGCTGAAGCTGCCCTCCAGCGAAACCCGCCGCGTGCTGGTGGACTGCATGGCAACGGTTGGCCAGGTAGGCAACACGGACCACGAAAACATCTCGCTGGGTAAGGCCGGTGCAAGCCGCTGGCGCGGTATCCGTCCGACAAACCGTGGTGTCTCGATGAACCCTGTGGATCACCCGCACGGTGGTGGTGAAGGTAAGACCTCAGGCGGACGTCATCCTGTTACGCCGTGGGGACAGCCGACACGTGGCTACAAGACCCGTAACAACAAGCGGACCGATGTGTTCATCGTGAACCGCCGCAGCAAGTAA
- a CDS encoding TIGR03435 family protein yields the protein MLSAHAQAIATPGPTFESASVKPAPPEAPMEGLGFMIPLGRAQTPHGLLTMTGPLPPLIVFAYDVKDEVEARAMRSRLPEWARSQKYTIVARPPENAQSMEDIRLMLRNLLEDRFAIKAHRESHTANVNLLNVAKPGTTGPNLQPHTAACIKPGTPAPETQPGKPAPQTCGLQISRKEGGMMHVSMIDVSMPEACTLFGGLGGVLGGRGMDRMVDATGLTGHYDMTLDFQIDEANAPQTNSDGDGPTFTGALEKQLGLKLKKGSGQIEDLIVDRIAQPTPD from the coding sequence ATGCTGTCCGCGCATGCGCAGGCTATCGCCACGCCGGGCCCCACCTTCGAATCTGCCTCCGTGAAACCGGCTCCGCCTGAAGCCCCGATGGAAGGCCTGGGCTTCATGATCCCGCTCGGCCGCGCGCAAACACCACACGGCCTGCTCACGATGACCGGCCCGCTCCCGCCGCTTATCGTGTTCGCCTACGACGTTAAAGATGAAGTGGAAGCCCGCGCCATGCGGTCGCGCCTGCCCGAGTGGGCACGAAGCCAGAAGTACACCATCGTCGCCCGCCCACCGGAAAACGCGCAGAGCATGGAAGACATTCGCCTCATGCTGCGCAACCTGCTAGAAGACCGTTTCGCCATCAAGGCTCATCGCGAAAGCCACACCGCCAACGTCAACCTGCTGAACGTGGCGAAGCCTGGAACAACCGGCCCAAACCTGCAGCCCCACACAGCCGCCTGCATAAAACCCGGCACACCGGCACCAGAAACACAACCCGGCAAACCAGCTCCACAAACCTGCGGCCTGCAGATTAGCCGCAAAGAGGGTGGCATGATGCACGTCAGCATGATCGACGTCTCCATGCCCGAAGCCTGCACCCTCTTCGGTGGCCTGGGAGGCGTTCTCGGCGGTCGCGGCATGGATCGCATGGTGGACGCAACCGGCCTCACCGGCCACTACGACATGACGCTCGACTTCCAGATCGACGAAGCCAATGCACCACAGACCAACAGCGATGGCGACGGCCCGACCTTCACCGGCGCGCTGGAAAAACAACTTGGCCTGAAACTGAAAAAAGGCTCAGGACAGATCGAGGATCTCATCGTCGACCGCATTGCCCAGCCCACGCCAGATTAA
- the rpsH gene encoding 30S ribosomal protein S8, whose translation MNLTDPVADFLTRVRNAINARHQKLDVPASNLKAEIARILKEEGYITNYKTVEEENHRTLRVYLKYDAEGTSAILDLKRISKPGSRVYLGAQDIRRVQGGLGISILTTPKGVMTGRTARKENVGGEVLAHVW comes from the coding sequence ATGAACCTGACCGACCCAGTAGCAGACTTCCTGACGCGCGTACGTAACGCCATCAATGCCCGCCACCAGAAGCTGGATGTTCCTGCCTCGAACCTGAAGGCTGAGATTGCCCGCATTCTGAAGGAAGAGGGCTATATCACCAACTACAAGACGGTTGAGGAAGAGAACCACCGCACCCTGCGCGTGTACCTGAAGTACGACGCCGAAGGCACCTCCGCCATCCTCGACCTGAAGCGCATCTCCAAGCCTGGTTCGCGTGTGTACCTCGGCGCTCAGGATATCCGCCGCGTACAGGGTGGACTTGGTATCTCGATCCTCACCACGCCGAAGGGTGTGATGACGGGCCGCACCGCTCGCAAGGAAAACGTAGGCGGAGAAGTTCTCGCTCACGTCTGGTAG
- the rpsS gene encoding 30S ribosomal protein S19 — protein sequence MARSTKKGPFIDAHLMTKVEVLNTANKKEVVKTWSRRSTIFPEFVGHTIAVHNGKKFIPVYVTENMVGHKLGEFAATRTFKGHAAKAETAKGR from the coding sequence ATGGCACGTTCTACAAAGAAGGGCCCATTTATCGACGCCCACCTGATGACGAAGGTTGAGGTGCTGAACACCGCGAACAAGAAGGAAGTCGTTAAGACTTGGTCGCGTCGTTCCACCATCTTCCCGGAGTTCGTGGGCCACACCATTGCCGTGCACAACGGTAAGAAGTTCATCCCGGTCTACGTGACGGAGAACATGGTGGGACACAAGCTGGGCGAGTTTGCCGCAACGCGTACCTTCAAGGGCCACGCAGCGAAGGCTGAGACGGCCAAGGGCCGCTAA
- the rpsC gene encoding 30S ribosomal protein S3, with amino-acid sequence MGQKVHPYGFRLGVNKPWKSRWFVERDYDKLLVEDVKLKAELREKLKAAGVSSVEIERPGNKLRLIIKTARPGIIIGRKGAEIDKLKADIQKRTNREVFIDILEVNKPELDAQLVAENIALQLEKRVSFRRAMRKSVDSALRFGCKGIKVRVSGRLNGNEIARSEWYLQGRLPLHTLRADIDYGFAEAKTTYGIIGVKTWVYRGDIYEQKRRRDNVTTTGAF; translated from the coding sequence ATGGGTCAGAAGGTCCATCCGTATGGTTTCCGCCTCGGCGTGAACAAGCCGTGGAAGTCGCGCTGGTTTGTGGAGCGTGACTACGACAAGCTGCTGGTTGAGGACGTGAAGCTCAAGGCTGAGCTGCGCGAAAAGCTGAAGGCCGCTGGTGTCTCGTCCGTCGAGATCGAGCGCCCAGGCAACAAGCTTCGCCTCATCATCAAAACCGCCCGTCCGGGCATCATCATCGGCCGCAAGGGCGCTGAGATCGACAAGCTGAAGGCAGACATCCAGAAGCGTACGAACCGCGAAGTGTTCATCGACATTCTGGAAGTGAATAAGCCGGAACTGGATGCGCAGCTGGTGGCAGAGAACATCGCTCTGCAGCTGGAGAAGCGTGTGTCGTTCCGTCGCGCGATGCGTAAGAGCGTTGATTCGGCTCTGCGTTTCGGCTGCAAGGGCATCAAGGTTCGTGTTTCGGGCCGTCTGAACGGCAACGAAATCGCACGTTCCGAATGGTATCTGCAGGGTCGCCTGCCGCTGCACACGCTGCGCGCAGACATCGACTACGGCTTTGCCGAAGCGAAGACCACCTACGGCATCATCGGCGTAAAGACCTGGGTCTACCGCGGCGATATCTACGAGCAGAAGCGCCGCCGCGACAACGTGACGACGACAGGTGCGTTCTAA
- the rplF gene encoding 50S ribosomal protein L6 produces MSRIGLKPIPVATTVKYTVNGNIVEVTGPKGTTNALLPTGIRLEQKDGFVHAVRDNDSQKAIHGLARALVFNAIEGVTNGWKKELDIVGIGYRAEMKGAGMVVFTLGYSHPIEFPLPTGITVTIDPKQTHLTVEGIDRQKVGQVAADMRSLRKPDPYKNKGVRYSDEKLKKKVGKTGSK; encoded by the coding sequence ATGTCACGTATTGGTTTGAAGCCGATTCCTGTTGCTACCACTGTGAAGTACACGGTGAATGGCAACATCGTTGAAGTAACTGGCCCCAAGGGCACCACGAATGCACTTCTGCCCACCGGCATCCGCCTGGAGCAGAAGGATGGTTTCGTGCACGCTGTGCGCGATAACGATTCGCAGAAGGCCATTCATGGCCTGGCTCGCGCCCTGGTGTTCAACGCCATTGAGGGTGTGACCAACGGCTGGAAGAAGGAACTGGACATCGTCGGCATCGGTTACCGTGCTGAGATGAAGGGCGCGGGCATGGTTGTATTCACGCTCGGCTACTCCCACCCGATTGAGTTCCCGCTGCCCACCGGCATTACCGTCACCATCGATCCGAAGCAGACGCACCTGACGGTTGAGGGTATCGACCGCCAGAAGGTTGGCCAGGTGGCCGCTGACATGCGTTCGCTGCGTAAGCCTGATCCGTACAAGAACAAGGGCGTACGTTACTCGGACGAGAAGCTGAAGAAGAAGGTCGGCAAGACCGGCTCGAAGTAG
- the rplP gene encoding 50S ribosomal protein L16, with protein sequence MLQPKKVKYRKQQKGKMRGKAWRGSELAFGDYGLKVVECGYITDRQIEASRIAMTRYIKRGGKVWLRIFPDKPITKKPAEVRMGSGKGALDHWVAVVRPGKLLFEMEGVSVEVAKEAMRLASNKLPLRTVFVQRPNIKAIDPKAAAAA encoded by the coding sequence ATGTTGCAGCCCAAGAAGGTTAAGTACCGCAAGCAGCAAAAGGGCAAGATGCGCGGTAAGGCATGGCGTGGTTCCGAGCTTGCGTTTGGCGACTACGGCCTGAAGGTCGTGGAGTGCGGTTACATCACCGATCGTCAGATCGAAGCAAGCCGTATCGCAATGACCCGTTACATCAAGCGTGGTGGTAAGGTGTGGCTCCGGATCTTCCCGGACAAGCCGATCACCAAGAAGCCCGCAGAAGTTCGAATGGGTTCTGGTAAGGGTGCGCTGGATCACTGGGTTGCGGTTGTCCGCCCTGGCAAGCTGCTCTTCGAGATGGAAGGCGTTTCCGTGGAAGTTGCGAAGGAAGCCATGCGGCTTGCATCGAACAAGCTCCCGCTGCGTACCGTCTTCGTGCAGCGTCCGAACATCAAGGCGATTGACCCCAAGGCTGCTGCAGCCGCGTAA
- a CDS encoding type Z 30S ribosomal protein S14, with amino-acid sequence MSTTAKAVKDAKKPKFKCRQHNRCQLCGRPRAFLRKFGICRLCFRSLALKGEIPGVVKSSW; translated from the coding sequence ATGTCGACTACTGCAAAGGCAGTCAAGGACGCCAAGAAGCCCAAATTTAAGTGCCGCCAGCATAACCGTTGCCAGTTGTGCGGCCGTCCCCGCGCGTTTCTGCGCAAGTTCGGTATCTGCCGTCTGTGCTTCCGTAGCCTTGCACTCAAGGGCGAGATCCCAGGCGTCGTAAAGAGCAGCTGGTAG
- the rpsQ gene encoding 30S ribosomal protein S17, with translation MAETTATTTATAEKIGHRTEKIGLVTSTKMDKTIVVSVEMRKAHPKYKRIVKSNKKFYAHDEQNSARVGDQVRIRETRPTSKLKRWNLEEIVRRSSLSEATPAAK, from the coding sequence ATGGCTGAGACGACTGCTACGACTACTGCTACGGCAGAGAAGATTGGCCACCGCACCGAGAAGATCGGCCTGGTGACCTCGACCAAGATGGACAAGACGATCGTGGTTTCGGTGGAAATGCGCAAGGCGCACCCGAAGTACAAGCGCATCGTGAAGTCGAACAAGAAGTTCTATGCGCATGATGAGCAGAACTCGGCCCGCGTGGGCGATCAGGTCCGCATCCGCGAGACCCGTCCCACCAGCAAGCTGAAGCGCTGGAACCTCGAAGAGATCGTTCGCCGCTCGAGCCTGAGCGAAGCGACTCCGGCTGCGAAGTAA
- the rplX gene encoding 50S ribosomal protein L24, which yields MAHVLKNDTVVVLAGKDKGKTGRVLRIVTDKNRVLVQGIGMIKKHVKPNPQANIKGGILEQEAAIHLSNVALVDGNGKATRINIRVVDGKRERIAKTTGEVIAYPKVK from the coding sequence ATGGCACATGTTTTGAAGAATGACACCGTGGTTGTTCTGGCGGGCAAGGACAAGGGTAAGACTGGCCGCGTTCTGCGCATTGTTACCGACAAGAACCGCGTTCTCGTGCAGGGCATCGGCATGATCAAGAAGCATGTCAAGCCGAATCCGCAGGCGAACATCAAGGGTGGCATTCTGGAGCAGGAAGCAGCAATTCACCTCTCCAACGTGGCTCTGGTGGACGGCAACGGTAAGGCGACTCGGATCAACATTCGCGTGGTAGATGGCAAGCGTGAGCGCATTGCCAAGACGACCGGCGAAGTGATTGCTTACCCGAAGGTGAAGTAA